A single region of the Pseudomonas solani genome encodes:
- a CDS encoding glutathione S-transferase family protein, translating into MALTLVIGNKNYSSWSLRGWLAMELTGAPYEELRIPLYAADSHKRLLARSPTAKVPVLETEADGVIWDSLAIAEYLAERFPEAHLWPFGQAARAHARSICAEMHSGFVALRSHMPMDLKRNQALDGIPEEAAEDIRRVCAIWSDCRRRFGQDGPYLFGHASIADAFYAPVASRLRSYAVELPAEAAAYVDTIYRWPAFQRWYQAALQETEIIE; encoded by the coding sequence ATGGCACTCACCCTGGTTATCGGCAACAAGAACTACTCCTCCTGGTCGTTGCGCGGCTGGCTGGCCATGGAGCTGACCGGCGCCCCCTACGAGGAACTGCGTATCCCGCTCTACGCCGCCGATAGCCACAAACGCCTGCTGGCGCGTTCGCCCACAGCCAAGGTACCGGTACTGGAAACCGAAGCCGACGGCGTCATCTGGGATTCCCTGGCCATCGCCGAATACCTCGCCGAGCGTTTCCCCGAAGCCCACCTCTGGCCCTTCGGCCAGGCGGCCCGTGCCCATGCCCGCTCCATCTGTGCCGAGATGCACAGCGGCTTCGTCGCCCTGCGCAGCCACATGCCCATGGACCTGAAGCGCAACCAGGCGCTCGATGGCATTCCGGAAGAGGCCGCTGAGGACATCCGCCGCGTCTGCGCCATCTGGTCCGACTGCCGCCGCCGCTTCGGCCAGGACGGCCCCTACCTGTTCGGCCATGCCAGCATCGCCGATGCCTTCTACGCGCCGGTGGCCAGCCGCCTGCGCAGCTACGCTGTGGAGCTTCCCGCCGAAGCCGCGGCCTATGTCGACACCATCTACCGGTGGCCCGCGTTCCAGCGTTGGTACCAGGCCGCCCTGCAGGAAACGGAGATCATCGAATGA
- a CDS encoding DciA family protein yields the protein MSFRPLPARSPAALLREEKPLKALFNQAQRIDHLQHLLESQLQPAAREHCRVASWREGCLMLIISDGHWATRLRYQQRRLQRQLQALGEFATLTKIIFKVQPPQGSARAPGRTIELSAFAAESIQATAEGIEDPKLRAALERLAERGRKNRDD from the coding sequence ATGTCTTTTCGTCCCTTGCCGGCCCGGTCCCCCGCCGCACTGCTGCGTGAGGAAAAACCGCTCAAGGCCCTGTTCAACCAGGCCCAGCGCATCGACCATCTACAGCATCTGCTGGAAAGCCAACTGCAACCTGCAGCGCGCGAGCATTGCCGTGTCGCCTCGTGGCGAGAGGGCTGCCTGATGCTGATCATCAGCGACGGCCATTGGGCTACGCGCCTGCGCTACCAGCAACGTCGACTGCAGCGCCAGCTTCAGGCACTCGGAGAGTTCGCGACCTTAACGAAAATCATCTTCAAGGTGCAACCTCCCCAAGGCTCGGCACGTGCACCAGGCCGCACCATCGAACTGTCGGCCTTCGCCGCGGAAAGCATCCAGGCAACCGCCGAAGGCATCGAAGACCCGAAGCTGCGCGCCGCCCTGGAGCGCCTTGCCGAACGCGGCCGCAAAAACCGCGACGACTGA
- the lpxC gene encoding UDP-3-O-acyl-N-acetylglucosamine deacetylase, translated as MIKQRTLKNVIRATGVGLHSGEKVYLTLKPAPVDTGIVFCRTDLDPVVQIAAYAENVGETTMSTNLFNGDVKVGTVEHLLSAMAGLGIDNAYVELSAAEVPIMDGSAGPFVFLIQSAGLEEQDAAKRFIRIKREVSVQDGDKRATFVPFDGFKVTFEIDFDHPVVNGRTQKASVDFSSTTFVKEVSRARTFGFVRDLEFLRSHNLALGGSVENAIVVDEDSVLNEDGLRYEDEFVKHKILDAIGDLYLLGNSLIGEFRGYKSGHALNNRLLRALIADKDAWEVVTFEDAKTAPISYMRPVAAV; from the coding sequence ATGATCAAACAACGCACTTTAAAGAACGTCATCCGAGCCACAGGCGTAGGGCTGCATTCCGGGGAAAAGGTCTACCTGACCCTCAAGCCCGCCCCTGTGGATACCGGCATCGTGTTCTGCCGTACCGACCTGGACCCCGTCGTCCAGATCGCCGCCTATGCCGAAAACGTCGGTGAGACCACCATGTCCACCAACCTTTTCAATGGCGACGTCAAGGTCGGCACGGTCGAGCACCTGCTCTCGGCCATGGCTGGCCTGGGCATCGACAACGCCTATGTCGAGCTGTCCGCAGCCGAAGTACCGATCATGGATGGCAGCGCCGGTCCGTTCGTATTCCTCATCCAGTCCGCTGGCCTCGAGGAACAGGACGCAGCCAAGCGCTTCATTCGCATCAAACGTGAAGTGAGCGTGCAGGATGGCGACAAGCGCGCTACCTTCGTACCGTTCGATGGTTTCAAGGTCACTTTCGAGATCGACTTCGACCACCCGGTGGTCAACGGTCGCACTCAGAAAGCGTCTGTCGATTTTTCCAGCACCACCTTCGTCAAGGAAGTCAGCCGCGCCCGTACCTTCGGTTTCGTGCGTGATCTGGAATTCCTGCGCTCGCACAATCTGGCCCTGGGCGGCAGTGTCGAGAACGCCATCGTGGTTGACGAGGACAGCGTATTGAACGAAGACGGCCTCCGTTACGAGGACGAATTCGTCAAGCACAAGATCCTCGATGCCATCGGCGACCTCTACCTGCTCGGCAACAGCCTCATCGGCGAGTTCCGTGGCTACAAGTCCGGTCATGCACTCAACAATCGCCTGCTGCGTGCACTGATCGCCGACAAGGATGCCTGGGAAGTGGTCACCTTCGAAGACGCCAAGACCGCACCCATCTCTTACATGCGCCCGGTAGCGGCCGTGTAA
- a CDS encoding sensor histidine kinase has product MNSLRQRLENLSVGRKLLAALLVLVTTVLLIANLAFISAAYWISQESMAPQALQTLGRLFATAPLSREALSSPEAARDLLNQLDSYAPLRAAALYDGQGELLAQLISGSTLKLPQHAEKLQRWRLHEFRTSQVVELPQDNGPPGHLLLVASSELPGAFYTGTLTASLAILASSVLLWLLVARQIRRMVTGPIRRLEELSRQVTREENYALRAQRGHRDELGSLADAFNTMLSRIEAREQQLKRARDDSQAAVDQAQALAEETRHSNRKLELEVQVRSKIEKKLTGFQNYLNSIIDSMPSALIALDEQLYVTQWNQEATALSGTTLDDALNQPVFLAFPSLKPFLPQIKLTAERHKVEKVERVSWLLGDEVRHYALTFYPLMGGTGRGVVIRIDDITQRLSMEELMVQSEKMLSVGGLAAGMAHEINNPLGAILHNVQNIRRRLSPELEKNLEQARADGICLDSVNHYLEAREVPKLLDGIYQAGSRAAKIVTHMLSFSRRSNRQLAPCLLPVLLDQAVEIASNDFDLTEGFDFKGMTITRLFDPELGPVPGTANELEQVLLNLLKNAAQAIHQREDDLEGHITLRTRLAPPWAEIQVEDNGVGIPENVRKRIFEPFFTTKEVGQGTGLGLSVSYFIITNNHKGQMEVQSKPGQGTCFTLRLPLASSPTGT; this is encoded by the coding sequence TTGAACAGCCTGCGCCAGCGCCTCGAAAACCTGTCCGTCGGCCGAAAGCTGCTGGCCGCCCTGCTGGTCCTGGTGACCACCGTTCTGCTGATCGCCAACCTGGCCTTCATCAGCGCCGCCTACTGGATCTCCCAGGAGAGCATGGCGCCCCAGGCCCTGCAGACCCTGGGGCGGCTCTTCGCCACCGCGCCGCTTTCCCGCGAGGCCCTGTCCTCTCCCGAGGCCGCTCGCGACCTGCTCAACCAACTGGACAGCTACGCCCCGCTGCGCGCCGCCGCGCTCTACGACGGCCAGGGCGAGCTGCTGGCACAGCTGATCAGCGGCAGCACCCTCAAGCTGCCGCAGCACGCCGAGAAGCTGCAACGCTGGCGCCTGCACGAATTCCGCACCAGCCAGGTGGTCGAGCTGCCCCAGGACAACGGCCCACCTGGCCACCTGCTGCTGGTGGCTTCCAGTGAGCTGCCCGGCGCCTTCTACACCGGCACCCTTACCGCCAGCCTGGCGATCCTCGCCAGCAGCGTGCTGCTCTGGCTGCTGGTGGCGCGGCAGATCCGGCGCATGGTCACCGGGCCAATCCGGCGCCTGGAAGAACTGTCGCGCCAGGTCACCCGCGAGGAGAACTACGCCCTGCGCGCCCAGCGCGGGCACCGCGACGAACTGGGCAGCCTGGCCGACGCCTTCAACACCATGCTCAGCCGCATCGAGGCCCGCGAGCAGCAGCTCAAGCGCGCCCGCGACGACTCCCAGGCCGCCGTCGACCAGGCCCAGGCACTGGCGGAGGAGACCCGCCACTCCAACCGCAAGCTGGAGCTGGAGGTGCAGGTGCGCAGCAAGATCGAGAAGAAGCTCACCGGCTTCCAGAACTACCTCAACAGCATCATCGACTCGATGCCCTCGGCGCTCATCGCCCTGGACGAACAGCTCTACGTCACCCAGTGGAACCAGGAAGCCACCGCGCTTTCCGGCACCACCCTGGACGACGCCCTGAACCAGCCGGTATTTCTTGCCTTCCCCTCGCTCAAGCCCTTCCTGCCGCAGATCAAGCTCACCGCCGAACGCCACAAGGTGGAGAAGGTCGAGCGGGTCAGTTGGCTGCTGGGCGACGAGGTGCGCCACTACGCCCTGACCTTCTACCCGCTGATGGGCGGCACCGGGCGCGGTGTGGTTATCCGTATCGACGACATCACCCAGCGCCTGTCCATGGAAGAGCTGATGGTGCAGTCGGAAAAGATGCTCAGCGTCGGCGGCCTGGCTGCCGGCATGGCCCACGAGATCAACAACCCCCTGGGGGCCATCCTGCACAACGTGCAGAACATCCGTCGACGCCTGTCACCGGAGCTGGAGAAGAACCTGGAGCAGGCCCGAGCCGACGGCATCTGCCTGGATTCGGTGAACCATTACCTGGAGGCCCGCGAGGTGCCCAAGCTGCTGGACGGCATCTACCAGGCCGGCTCGCGGGCGGCGAAGATCGTCACTCACATGCTGTCCTTCAGCCGCCGCAGCAACCGCCAACTGGCGCCCTGCCTGCTGCCGGTGCTGCTGGACCAGGCCGTGGAGATCGCCAGCAACGACTTCGACCTGACCGAGGGTTTCGACTTCAAGGGCATGACCATCACCCGCCTCTTCGACCCCGAACTGGGACCGGTGCCGGGCACCGCCAACGAACTGGAACAGGTGCTGCTCAACCTGCTGAAGAACGCCGCCCAGGCGATCCACCAGCGCGAGGACGACCTGGAAGGCCATATCACCCTGCGCACCCGCCTGGCGCCGCCCTGGGCGGAAATCCAGGTGGAAGACAACGGCGTCGGCATCCCCGAGAACGTGCGCAAGCGCATCTTCGAGCCCTTCTTCACCACCAAGGAAGTGGGCCAGGGCACCGGGCTGGGCCTGTCGGTTTCCTATTTCATCATCACCAACAACCACAAGGGCCAGATGGAGGTGCAGTCCAAGCCCGGCCAGGGCACCTGCTTTACCCTGCGCCTGCCGCTGGCCTCCAGCCCCACGGGAACCTGA
- a CDS encoding M23 family metallopeptidase, with protein MHIILLSRRHGAARSLSLDLRVLLALGGVLLALVLASGIALGAWIKPAAPSAEDSQQMTLALDEQRSQVSQARADAQRQLDAFGAHIADLQARLTRLDALGERVAELAELDSSEFDFSLNVGQGGPEDPLDAPAYQAPPFMDVLDSLTERLESREQQLEVLEQLLGERRISAAEHLAGRPVLQGYISSPFGVRTDPLTGRLSRHKGVDFAAKAGSDVLAVGAGVVTWSGRKTGYGNMVEISHADGYRTLYAHNKKNLVQVGDLVQRGQAIAEVGSSGRSTGAHVHFEVTRGGEVVNPALYIARSAAAE; from the coding sequence ATGCACATCATTCTTCTGAGCCGCCGGCATGGGGCAGCGCGTTCGCTGAGCCTCGACCTGCGCGTTCTCCTGGCGCTCGGTGGCGTGCTGCTGGCGTTGGTTCTCGCATCGGGGATCGCCCTGGGCGCCTGGATCAAACCGGCCGCGCCCAGCGCCGAAGACAGCCAGCAGATGACCCTCGCGCTCGATGAGCAGCGCAGCCAGGTGAGCCAGGCGCGGGCCGATGCCCAGCGCCAGCTTGACGCTTTTGGTGCGCATATCGCTGATCTCCAGGCCCGCCTCACCCGGCTCGATGCGCTGGGCGAGCGTGTCGCCGAACTGGCTGAGCTGGACTCCAGCGAGTTCGACTTCTCCCTCAATGTCGGCCAGGGTGGCCCGGAAGACCCCCTCGACGCGCCCGCCTACCAGGCCCCGCCCTTCATGGATGTGCTGGACAGCCTCACCGAACGCCTCGAAAGCCGCGAGCAGCAGCTGGAAGTCCTCGAGCAACTGCTGGGCGAACGGCGCATCAGTGCGGCTGAGCACCTGGCCGGGCGCCCGGTGTTGCAGGGCTACATCTCCTCGCCTTTCGGCGTGCGCACCGATCCCCTCACGGGGCGTTTGAGCCGGCACAAGGGCGTGGATTTCGCCGCCAAGGCTGGCAGCGATGTATTGGCGGTCGGTGCAGGTGTCGTCACCTGGTCCGGGCGCAAGACCGGCTACGGCAACATGGTCGAGATCAGCCATGCCGATGGCTATCGCACCCTCTATGCACACAACAAGAAGAACTTGGTGCAGGTCGGTGATCTGGTGCAGCGTGGCCAGGCCATCGCCGAAGTCGGCAGCAGTGGCCGATCCACGGGTGCCCACGTGCATTTCGAGGTCACCCGGGGCGGTGAGGTGGTCAACCCGGCCCTCTATATAGCTCGTTCCGCAGCAGCGGAGTAA
- the argJ gene encoding bifunctional glutamate N-acetyltransferase/amino-acid acetyltransferase ArgJ, which translates to MAVGLGPLPTLHPVPGFELGIASAGIKRPGRKDVVVMRCAEGSTVAGVFTLNAFCAAPVILSKKRVLGPVRYFLTNTGNANAGTGEPGLAAAERTCARLAELAGVDATAVLPFSTGVIGEPLPVEKIEAALGDALADLAEGNWAAAATGIMTTDTLPKGASRQFVHDGVTVTVTGISKGAGMIKPNMATMLGYIATDAKVAQGVLQDLLRDAANKSFNRITIDGDTSTNDCCMLVATGQAALPEVTQASGELFAALKQAVLEVSMEVAQAIVRDGEGATKFVTVQVNGGGTYQECLDVAYAVAHSPLIKTALFASDPNWGRILAAVGRAGVPQLDVSKIDVFLGDVCIASKGGRAATYTEDLGAAVMAREEIGIRIELGRGGCSETIWTTDLSHEYVKINAEYRT; encoded by the coding sequence ATGGCTGTTGGTCTCGGCCCCCTGCCCACCCTGCACCCGGTTCCCGGTTTCGAACTCGGCATCGCCTCTGCCGGCATCAAGCGCCCAGGCCGCAAGGACGTAGTGGTCATGCGCTGCGCCGAAGGCTCCACCGTCGCCGGCGTGTTCACCCTCAACGCCTTCTGCGCAGCCCCGGTGATCCTCTCCAAGAAGCGCGTCCTCGGTCCCGTGCGCTACTTCTTGACCAACACCGGCAATGCCAACGCCGGCACCGGCGAGCCGGGCCTGGCTGCCGCCGAGCGCACCTGCGCGCGCCTGGCGGAGCTGGCGGGCGTCGATGCCACCGCCGTGCTGCCGTTCTCCACCGGTGTGATCGGCGAGCCGCTGCCGGTCGAGAAGATCGAAGCCGCCCTGGGCGATGCCCTGGCCGACCTCGCCGAAGGCAACTGGGCTGCTGCCGCCACCGGCATCATGACCACCGACACCCTGCCCAAGGGTGCCAGCCGCCAGTTCGTGCACGACGGCGTCACCGTCACCGTCACCGGCATCAGCAAGGGCGCCGGCATGATCAAGCCCAACATGGCCACCATGCTCGGCTACATCGCCACCGACGCCAAGGTCGCCCAGGGTGTGCTGCAGGACCTGCTGCGCGATGCCGCCAACAAGTCCTTCAACCGCATCACCATCGATGGCGACACCTCCACCAACGACTGCTGCATGCTGGTCGCCACCGGCCAGGCCGCACTGCCGGAAGTGACCCAGGCCAGCGGCGAGCTGTTCGCCGCGCTCAAGCAGGCCGTGCTGGAAGTCTCCATGGAAGTGGCTCAGGCCATCGTCCGTGACGGTGAAGGCGCCACCAAGTTCGTCACCGTGCAGGTAAATGGCGGCGGTACCTACCAGGAGTGCCTGGACGTCGCCTACGCCGTGGCCCACTCGCCGCTGATCAAGACTGCGCTGTTCGCCTCCGACCCGAACTGGGGGCGCATCCTCGCCGCCGTCGGCCGTGCCGGCGTACCGCAGCTGGACGTGAGCAAGATCGACGTGTTCCTCGGTGATGTCTGCATCGCCAGCAAGGGCGGCCGCGCGGCCACCTACACCGAGGACCTGGGCGCCGCCGTGATGGCCCGCGAAGAGATCGGCATCCGTATCGAGCTGGGTCGTGGCGGTTGCAGCGAAACCATCTGGACCACCGACCTGTCCCACGAGTACGTCAAGATCAACGCGGAATACCGCACCTGA
- the secA gene encoding preprotein translocase subunit SecA, translated as MFAPLLKKLFGSKNEREVKRMAKAVQAINALEEQMVALSDEQLRAKTEEFKARVAKGETLDQILPEAFAVAREAGKRVMGMRHFDVQLIGGMTLHEGKIAEMRTGEGKTLVGTLPVYLNALSCKGVHVVTVNDYLARRDANWMRPLYEFLGLSLGIVTPFQPPEEKRAAYAADITYGTNNEFGFDYLRDNMAFSLEDKFQRELNFAVIDEVDSILIDEARTPLIISGQAEDSSKLYMQINALIPRLKKHVEPEEGNVVQEGHYSVDEKTRQVELNEQGHQFIEDMLTQAGLLAEGESLYSAHNLGLLTHVYAGLRAHTLFHRNVEYIVQNDQVLLIDEHTGRTMPGRRLSEGLHQAIEAKEGLNIQAESQTLASTTFQNYFRLYSKLSGMTGTADTEAFEFHSIYGLEVMVIPTHRPIARKDFNDLVYLTQEEKYAAIITDIKDCQANGRPVLVGTASIESSEYVSQLLVKGGIEHKVLNAKYHEKEAEIIAQAGRPGAVTIATNMAGRGTDILLGGNWEVEVAALENATEEQIAQIKADWQKRHQQVIEAGGLHVVASERHESRRIDNQLRGRAGRQGDPGSSRFYLSLEDSLMRIFASDRVKNFMKALGMQSGEAIEHRMVTNAIEKAQRKVEGRNFDIRKQLLEFDDVANEQRKVIYHMRNSLLAADDIGETIAEFREDVLGRTIDTHIPPQSLPEQWDITGLEMALYSDFGIKLPIQQWLDEDDKLFEDTLREKILEQLTIAYNEKEELAGAEALRSFEKQMLLRVLDDLWKDHLSTMDHLRHGIHLRGYAQKNPKQEYKRESFTLFQELLDSIRRDTIRVLSHVQVRREDPAEEEARLRREAEELAKRMQFQHAEAPGLEEPQELGEEGDVAVAAAPVRTEPKVGRNEPCPCGSGKKYKHCHGQIS; from the coding sequence ATGTTTGCGCCTTTGTTGAAGAAACTCTTTGGAAGCAAGAACGAGCGCGAAGTGAAGCGCATGGCCAAGGCTGTCCAGGCGATCAACGCCCTGGAAGAGCAGATGGTCGCGCTGTCCGACGAGCAGCTCAGGGCCAAGACCGAAGAGTTCAAGGCGCGAGTGGCCAAAGGTGAAACCCTCGACCAGATCCTGCCTGAAGCCTTTGCCGTGGCCCGCGAGGCCGGCAAGCGCGTGATGGGCATGCGCCACTTCGACGTGCAGCTGATCGGCGGCATGACCCTCCACGAAGGCAAGATCGCCGAGATGCGTACCGGTGAGGGCAAGACCCTCGTGGGTACCCTGCCGGTCTACCTCAACGCGCTGTCCTGCAAGGGCGTGCACGTGGTCACGGTGAACGACTACCTGGCCCGCCGCGACGCCAACTGGATGCGTCCGCTGTACGAATTCCTCGGCCTCAGCCTCGGCATCGTCACCCCGTTCCAGCCGCCGGAAGAAAAGCGCGCCGCCTACGCCGCCGACATCACCTACGGCACCAACAACGAATTCGGTTTCGACTACCTGCGCGACAACATGGCCTTCAGCCTGGAAGACAAATTCCAGCGTGAGCTGAACTTCGCCGTGATCGACGAAGTGGACTCCATCCTCATCGACGAAGCGCGTACCCCGCTGATCATCTCCGGCCAGGCCGAAGACAGCTCCAAGCTGTACATGCAGATCAACGCGTTGATCCCGCGGCTCAAGAAGCACGTCGAGCCGGAAGAGGGCAACGTCGTCCAGGAAGGCCACTACTCGGTCGACGAGAAGACCCGCCAGGTCGAGCTCAATGAGCAGGGCCACCAGTTCATCGAAGACATGCTCACCCAGGCCGGCCTGCTGGCCGAAGGCGAGAGCCTGTACTCCGCGCATAACCTGGGCCTGCTGACCCACGTCTACGCCGGCCTGCGCGCGCACACCCTGTTCCACCGCAACGTCGAATACATCGTGCAGAACGATCAGGTCCTGCTGATCGACGAGCACACCGGCCGCACCATGCCCGGCCGCCGCCTCTCCGAAGGCCTGCACCAGGCCATCGAAGCGAAGGAAGGCCTGAACATCCAGGCCGAGAGCCAGACCCTGGCCTCCACCACCTTCCAGAACTACTTCCGCCTCTACTCCAAGCTGTCCGGCATGACCGGTACCGCCGACACCGAAGCCTTCGAATTCCATTCGATCTACGGCCTCGAAGTGATGGTGATCCCGACCCACCGCCCGATCGCCCGGAAGGACTTCAACGACCTGGTCTACCTGACCCAGGAAGAGAAGTACGCCGCCATCATCACCGACATCAAGGACTGCCAGGCCAATGGTCGTCCGGTGCTGGTGGGTACCGCCTCGATCGAAAGCTCCGAGTACGTCTCGCAGCTGCTGGTCAAGGGCGGCATCGAGCACAAGGTACTGAACGCCAAGTACCACGAGAAGGAAGCCGAGATCATTGCCCAGGCCGGTCGTCCGGGCGCCGTGACCATCGCCACCAACATGGCCGGTCGTGGTACCGACATCCTCCTCGGCGGCAACTGGGAGGTCGAAGTCGCCGCCCTGGAGAACGCCACCGAAGAGCAGATCGCGCAGATCAAGGCCGACTGGCAGAAGCGCCACCAGCAGGTGATCGAAGCCGGCGGCCTGCATGTGGTCGCCTCCGAGCGTCACGAGTCCCGCCGTATCGACAACCAGCTGCGTGGCCGTGCCGGTCGCCAGGGTGACCCGGGCTCCAGCCGTTTCTACCTGTCGCTGGAAGACAGCCTGATGCGCATCTTCGCCTCCGACCGGGTGAAGAACTTCATGAAGGCCCTGGGCATGCAGTCCGGCGAAGCCATCGAGCACCGCATGGTCACCAACGCCATCGAGAAGGCCCAGCGCAAGGTCGAAGGCCGCAACTTCGACATCCGCAAACAGCTCCTCGAATTCGACGACGTGGCCAACGAGCAGCGCAAGGTGATCTACCACATGCGCAACAGCCTGCTGGCCGCCGACGACATCGGCGAGACCATCGCCGAGTTCCGCGAAGATGTGCTGGGTCGCACCATCGACACCCATATCCCGCCGCAATCCCTGCCCGAGCAGTGGGACATCACCGGCCTGGAAATGGCGCTCTACAGCGACTTCGGCATCAAGCTGCCGATCCAACAGTGGCTGGACGAAGACGACAAGCTGTTCGAAGACACCCTGCGCGAGAAGATCCTCGAGCAGCTCACCATCGCCTACAACGAGAAGGAAGAGCTCGCCGGCGCCGAAGCCCTGCGCTCCTTCGAGAAGCAGATGCTGCTGCGCGTGCTGGACGACCTGTGGAAGGACCACCTGTCCACCATGGATCACCTGCGCCACGGTATCCACCTGCGCGGTTACGCACAGAAGAACCCCAAGCAGGAATACAAGCGCGAATCCTTCACCCTGTTCCAGGAGCTGCTGGATTCCATCCGTCGCGACACCATCCGTGTGCTGTCCCATGTCCAGGTCCGTCGTGAAGACCCGGCCGAGGAAGAGGCCCGCCTGCGCCGCGAGGCCGAGGAACTGGCCAAGCGCATGCAGTTCCAGCACGCCGAAGCCCCGGGTCTCGAAGAACCCCAGGAGCTGGGCGAAGAGGGCGACGTAGCCGTTGCCGCTGCGCCGGTCCGCACCGAGCCCAAGGTCGGCCGCAACGAGCCCTGCCCCTGCGGCTCCGGCAAGAAATACAAGCACTGCCACGGCCAGATCAGCTGA
- a CDS encoding Nudix family hydrolase, with the protein MKRVHVAAAVIRGADGRVLIARRPDDKHQGGLWEFPGGKVEEGEAVQVALSRELEEELGIRVSSARPLIQVHHDYPDKQVLLDVWEVSAFTGEPHGAEGQPLAWATEQELADYEFPAANQPILAAARLPDRYLITPDELEPQELLQGVRAALAKGTRLIQLRAPNMFDAQYRDLAVDIQGLCARRAQLMLKGPLEWLGDFPAAGWHLTADQLRRYAPRGRPFPKERWLAASCHSAEELELATEMGVDFVTLSPLQATQTHPDAQPLGWDAAQEMIRRFNKPVFLLGGVGPDDLQRAWQTGAQGVAGIRAFWPTKD; encoded by the coding sequence ATGAAGCGAGTGCACGTGGCGGCTGCGGTCATCCGTGGCGCCGACGGCCGGGTGCTGATCGCACGCCGGCCGGACGACAAGCACCAGGGCGGCCTGTGGGAGTTCCCGGGCGGCAAGGTGGAGGAGGGCGAAGCCGTTCAGGTCGCCCTGTCGCGGGAGCTCGAGGAGGAACTGGGCATTCGCGTCAGCTCGGCGCGGCCGCTGATCCAGGTGCACCACGACTACCCCGACAAGCAGGTGCTGCTGGATGTCTGGGAAGTCTCTGCCTTCACGGGCGAGCCCCATGGCGCCGAAGGCCAGCCCCTGGCCTGGGCCACCGAGCAGGAGCTGGCCGACTACGAATTCCCTGCCGCCAACCAGCCGATCCTGGCGGCGGCGCGCCTGCCCGATCGCTACCTCATCACGCCGGACGAACTGGAGCCGCAGGAGCTGCTGCAAGGCGTTCGCGCCGCGCTGGCCAAGGGCACGCGCCTGATCCAGCTGCGTGCGCCGAACATGTTCGACGCTCAGTACCGCGACCTGGCGGTAGACATCCAGGGCCTTTGCGCCCGTCGCGCCCAGTTGATGCTCAAGGGTCCGCTGGAGTGGCTGGGGGACTTCCCCGCCGCAGGCTGGCACCTCACCGCCGACCAGTTGCGCCGCTATGCACCCCGCGGTCGTCCGTTCCCCAAGGAACGCTGGCTGGCCGCCTCCTGCCACAGCGCGGAAGAACTGGAACTGGCCACCGAGATGGGCGTGGATTTCGTCACCCTGTCGCCGCTGCAGGCCACCCAGACCCACCCCGACGCCCAGCCGCTGGGCTGGGACGCCGCCCAGGAGATGATCCGTCGCTTCAACAAGCCGGTATTCCTGCTCGGTGGCGTCGGCCCGGACGACCTCCAGCGCGCCTGGCAGACCGGCGCCCAGGGCGTGGCGGGGATCAGGGCGTTTTGGCCCACTAAAGATTGA
- a CDS encoding cob(I)yrinic acid a,c-diamide adenosyltransferase, with product MGNRLSKIYTRTGDKGETGLSGNRRVPKDHPRIEAIGEVDSLNSQLGLLLAQLTEQHGACPGLGEVSEVLAPCQHRLFDLGGELSMPEYQVLEEGEVQRLEAAIDLWNEELGPLKNFILPGGSALVAQAHVCRSAARSAERRAQTLNAEEALRGELLAYLNRLSDLLFVAARLIARRQGVDEVLWQAATRG from the coding sequence ATGGGCAACCGCCTTTCGAAGATCTACACCCGCACCGGCGACAAGGGTGAAACCGGCCTTTCCGGCAACCGCCGCGTGCCCAAGGACCACCCGCGCATCGAGGCCATAGGCGAGGTGGACTCGCTCAACAGCCAGCTCGGCCTGCTGCTGGCGCAACTGACCGAGCAGCACGGCGCCTGCCCGGGGCTGGGTGAGGTGAGCGAGGTGCTTGCGCCCTGCCAGCACCGCCTGTTCGACCTCGGCGGCGAACTGTCGATGCCTGAATACCAGGTGCTGGAGGAAGGCGAGGTGCAACGCCTGGAGGCGGCCATCGACCTGTGGAACGAAGAGCTGGGGCCGCTGAAGAACTTCATCCTCCCCGGCGGCTCGGCCCTGGTGGCCCAGGCCCATGTCTGCCGCTCCGCTGCCCGCAGCGCCGAACGCCGCGCCCAGACCCTCAACGCCGAGGAAGCCCTGCGCGGTGAACTGCTGGCCTACCTCAACCGCCTCTCCGACCTGCTCTTCGTCGCCGCCCGGCTGATCGCACGGCGCCAAGGCGTCGATGAAGTGTTGTGGCAGGCGGCGACGCGGGGCTGA